Within the Candidatus Cloacimonadota bacterium genome, the region ATAATGTCACCTCGCAGTTCGACGTTTCCGGCACAGAACAGCGTGCTGTTGATGATGTTGCCCCAGACCTCCAGGTCAGCCGGAGAGCGCAGTTCTTCCATGGTGTCGCTGATATCGCCTTCCACCACCAGTTTTTCGATAATCCCGATGCGGCCGTTCTCATCCACGCTTACAAAGCCTTTCCGCTCAGTTACAAAGTGGCGTTTGTCCAGGCTGAAGGTTACGTTGTCTCCGGCTACCAGCCCAGCCGCCTCCAGATCGAATTCCTCGTCCTGCAGCATTTCGCCGTAGATATCGTAAATAGAGCCCTGGCGATCAAAGATGTTGCTGCTGTAATCCGCGATCACGGTGCCAGCTTCGATGCAGGTAAGTCTGGCCAGTTCCTCCGGCCTCACCCGGCCAGTGAAGTTTTTGGCCTGGTTGAGGTCGAAAAAGTAGTTCAGCTTGCTTTCACCCTTCACGCGGTCGCACATGGCAATAGGGAAGGGAATATCAAAATCCTTTTCCAAGCCGTGTTTACGCATATATCTGGCTGCTTCTTCAAAGCCTGTTTTGATGCCGGCTTCTTCGATCAGGTCCAGAATGTCCTGCTCGTCGATCAGCCTGCCGTGAGAGCGGATGGTAAGCCAGGCAGATAGCCTGTCATCGCGCAGCTCCAGTCTCAGAGTTCCAGCCCGGTTGGTGAGGATCTTATTCATATTCAAGTCCGATTAAATTCATCTGGCGGTTGCTGGTCCTGTCCCGCCGGTAGGAATGATGCACAGCTGATTCCAATGTGCAAACAAACTGCTGTTCGATGTCGTAAAAAGGTATCCCGGCCGCGATCAGCTGCCTGAATATGGCCAGACGGAGATCCAGATGACGGGAGCCTGCCGGGGCAGCGTCAGCGGCGCAGCCCATTTCTTTCAGGCTGGTGTTAAAACTCTCCCAGGTTGCTTCATCCACCTCGTAGTGCCGAGCGCAGATGCCAGCGCCGATATGGGCTGTAATCTCGGCTGGCAGAATGCCATATTCATCCTGAAGCACCCGCACCGTTTTTCCGACGATATTCAGCCGGGTGCCTTCCCGTCCGCTGTGGATGGCTGCCACAGCGCGGTTTTGAGCGTCCTGAAGCAGTACGGGGTAGCAGTCAGCGGTACGGACCAGCAGATATTGACCAGGAACGGATGTGATCAAAGCGTCAACCCCCGCAATCTGGGAATGGTCGCCCCAGCCAGCGCCTCCATCCGCTTCAGAGCAGACGTGGATCCCAGCGCCGGCGATCTGTTCCGCGATCACGGTCCTCCCCTTGGGGATAATTTTACCGCCGATCCGGATGTCATCCTGAGCGCTCATTACTCTGCGATAATCCGGGGTTTTTTCGCCCAGATGCAGCCAGGTTTTCATCCTTCCACTCCGGGATACATCACCGTAACCTTCAGCGGGCGGTAGATTTCGGTATTGTGGTTTGTCACCAGCATGCGCTGGATGTGAGTTATCAAATGCGGGATATTGCGTAGCGCGTTCAGCGACCATAACAGGCAGATGCCAGCGCTGATGCTCAACGCGGTCTGCGGCCCCAGCTTACGGGTGAGTGAGCCAATCAGCAGGCTGCCGAAGGGCATCACAGACTGGAAGGTCATGGTGTAAACGCTCAGCACCCGACCACGCATATTGGGATCAACCACGCTTTGCAGAATGGTGTTGGTGGAGCTCATCTGAATAGTCATGCCCAGACCAATGAAGACCATGAAAACCAGGCTGAGCACGATGCTTCGGCTCTGAGCCAGGCCTATCAGGGCCAGATTGGCCACGCAGCCCAACACCGCTGTGATGTAGGGCAGGCCTTTAATGGTCTTCCGCCCTGCCATGTAAAAAGCGCTGGTCAATGCCCCGACCCCCGCGAAGGTAAGCAGCAGGCCTTGGGTGCCCGCATTTCCTTTCAGCACATCGCGCGCGAACACGGGAATGATGGAGCTATAGCTCATAGCGAGGAGCATGTACACGCCCAGGTTGGCGATCAGCCAACGCACCGGCAGACTGTGCCATGAATAGCTCCAACCTTCTTTGATCTTGCTGAGGATGGGCACTCCGCTGGGTTTGAGGGGTGGATAGTTGATCCGGATGGTCAGCAGTGAGGCAATTACCGCCAGATAGGCTACTGCGCTGATCAGAAAGCAAATGCCTTCGCCAAAGGCTACGATCATCGCCCCACCGATGGATGGGCCAATCAACCGGGCAGAATTGAACATGGCGGAATTGGTTGCGATGGCGTTCGGCAGCAGACTGCGCTTGGAAACCAGGTCCAGCACGAAATTCTGCCTGAACGGTGCGTCAATGCCTTCCACGATGCCCTGCCAGAGTGCCAGCACGATCAGCGGCCACCAGCGGTCCTCGTTGATGAAACCGCTTAGCACTCCCGCTGACAACAGACTGGCCTGCACCATGAATAGCGATTGCGTGAGCACCAGCGTTTTGCGGCGGTCCCAGCGGTCGGCCCAAGCCCCGGCGAAAGGGCTCACGAACAGCGACGGAATCATGCTCAGGAAGCCGATCAGGCCAAGCAAAAAAGCGGAATTTGTGAGCCGGTAGATAAACCAGCTCATGGTTGTACGCTGCACCCAAATTCCGATCACCGAGAAAAAGTGCCCGGAAAAATAGATGCGGTAGTTGCGAACGGTGAGGCTGATGAAGCGCTCACGCAATTTGCTCAGCAGCCATCCAGCAGCCTTTGCCAGCGCTGATCCTCCTGCGGGATTCATCTGTTCCCGCTCAGGCCTGCCCTTCCTGGGCCGATTTCTTGCTGTGTTCGAAACGCAGTTCTCTGGCTTTCTCATACTTGGCCAGCACCTGCTCCCGGTCCGTGTCGTCGATGTTGGCCAGCACGAATTCAAAAATCTCGTCGGTGCCCAGGGTTTCCTTCTCAAAAAGTTCGGCAGCCAGTTTTTCCAATAGATCGCGCCTCTTTTTCAAGATGTCCAATGCCTTGTCATAGGCGCGGGTGATGAAACCGCGGATCTCGCTGTCCACCAAATGCGCCGTTTCGTTGCTGTGCACATCGCGGCCGATGAGTTCCTTGCCCAGATAAACTTCACTCTGCTCCTTGCCGATGGTCATCGGACCGAAGGCTTCGCTCATGCCCCAGGAGCAGACCATCTTTTTGGCGATCTCCGTAACCCGATCCAGATCGTTGCCTGCTCCGGTGGTGAGTTCCCCGAAAACTATCTCCTCCGCGGCGCGTCCGCCCAGGATCTTGGTCATAAGCTGTTCCAGATAGCCACGCGAATAGCCGGTCTTGTCCGTCTGCAAGAAGTGGGTGGCGCCTGCTGTGAAGCCGCGCGGGATGATCGAAACCTTGTGCACCGGCTCTGTCTTGTCCTGGAAAATGGAAGCGAGCACATGCCCGATCTCGTGGATGGAGGTAAGCTTTTTATCTTCGTCGGGGATCACCCTGCTCTTCTTTTCCTTGCCCAAGGTCAGTTTGTCCTTGGCTTCCTCGAAATCGCTCATGTTGATTTTTTGCTTGTTTTGTCTGGCCGCGATCAGCGCCGCCTCGTTCACGATATTCGCCAAATCGGCTCCGCTGAAGCCCGGTGTTCCGCGCGCGATCAGCTCCAGATGCACATCTTCAGCCAGCGGCACTTTGGCAGAGTGCACTTTCAGGATTTCGGTGCGGCCTTTGATGTCGGGCAGGTCAACCGTCATCTGGCGGTCGAAGCGTCCCGGACGTAGCAGCGCGGGATCCAGGATGTCAGGCCGGTTGGTGGCGGCGATGATGATCACGGCTTCGTTTGGCTCAAAGCCGTCCATCTCCACCAGCAGTTGGTTCAACGTTTGTTCGCGTTCGTCGTGACCGCCGCCTAGCCCGGTTCCCCGGTGTCGGCCCACAGCGTCGATTTCGTCGATGAAAGTGATGCAAGGCGCGTTCTTCTTCGCCTGCTCAAAAAGGTCACGCACCCTCGCGGCGCCGACGCCCACAAACATTTCCACAAAGTCCGAGCCGCTGATGCTGTAGAACGGCACCCCCGCCTCGCCGGAAACGGCCTTGGCCAGAAGCGTCTTGCCCGTCCCAGGACGTCCCATCAGCAATACTCCGCGCGGGATGCGTCCTCCCAGCCGCTGGAATTTCTTCGGGTCCTTCAGAAACTCCACGATTTCCTGCAGTTCCTCTTTGGCCTCGTCCACCCCGGCCACATCCTTGAAAGTGATGTTGCTGCGGCTGCCTTCATGCATGCGGGCCCGGCTTTTGCCAAAGCTGAAGGCCCTGGCGTTCTGGTTGTTCATGCCCCGCATCAGGAACCACCAAAATCCGATCAGCAGCACAAAAGGGATCAGGTAGGAAAGGATTCCCGTCCAGCGCGGCGGTTTTTTGGTTATCACCACCACATTCTGCGCCCGCAATTGTTCGATCAGGCTGGGATCGTCAACCGGAGGCAGCAGGGTGTGGAATTTCTTGCCTTCCCGGGTTTGGTAAACGATGTCCTGCTCTGTGAAGGTCACCGATTTTACCTGTTGCTTTTCCAGCGCGGCGGCGAATTGTGAATAGTTTGCCTCGCCAATATGCTCCTGTCCACTGAACCAGCTGAACACCATCAGCGCCACCAGTGCCAGGATCACTATCACAAAGGTCCAGGAAACAGGGGCTCTGGCCGGCTGGCGTAGCTGCTGGTCAGGCTGCAGGTCACGCGGTGTTCGTGGCGGCGTTTGCGGCTGTTTATAGCTGTCTCTTTCGCCCGGTTTTTTCCGCTTGAGCAGAAAGATGCGCACCGCGCTGATCACTGTGATGGCCACCAAGGCTATCACAAACCACAGCAGCAGATCTGAAAACTGTTGCGCCACCTGGTTGCTCTGAGCCACATCCCTGGCCCTCTGGGCCGGAAAGGACAGGCTGTCGGCTGCTGACAAAGCCAGGCTCAGCACCAGTAGCGCTATTATGGTAACTGTATGTTTCATGAATAGATCTCTTCCTTTAGGATGCCGATGTAGGGCAGGTTGCGGTATTGGGATTTGAAATCCAGCCCGTATCCCACCACAAATTCATTGCCGATTTCGAAGCCCACATAGTCAAATTTAGCCTCCTGCTTGTGCGCCGCAGGCTTATCCAGCAGGACGCAAATCTTCAGGCTGGCGGGCTCGTGCTTGACCAGATAATCTTTGATGTATTGCAGCGAAAGCCCGCTGTCTACGATGTCTTCCACAACGATCACGTGCCTGCCAGTGATATCCACGTCGATATCCTTGCGAATCTTCACCACGCCGGAACTGGAGGTCTCAGCGCCATAGCTGGAGATGGCCAGAAAGTCGATTTCCAGGGGGATTGTGATACTGCGGCAGAGGTCGGCCAGAAATATGAAGCCGCCTTTCATGATGCCGATCAGCACCGGCACCGTGTCTTTATATTCGCCGGCGATTTGGCTGCCGATTTCGCGCACCCTTGCCTGGATGCGGTATTCGTCCAGCAGCACCTCTGCCAGGTCACGATTCATCTCATTCATTTTCCTCTCCTGTCTTTTTGCGGCTGGCCGCCCGCCGGGGCTTGGCCTTCAGGTTTTCCGCCGCTATCTTAAGAAAGCGCGTGCTGCCTTCGTCCAGCGCCACCCGCGCGTCCAGACGCTGCCCCGCGATCCAGATTATCTTCTCCCCGTCATCCAGCACAGGTACCAAATCGCGCTCAAATTTGCCCACTTTGGCGTTGATGAAAAAGTCTTTCAGTTTCACCAGGTTTTTCATACCCAGAGGCATGAACCTGTCGCCAGGCCTGCGGCTGCGGATGTTGAAGGGCCAATTGATCTTGTCCGCGTCCAGATAGACGTTCAGGGCGTCTTCATCGCGCCGGGTCGGCAATACTTTCAGCAGCTTGAAGGTAAAGCGGTGGTCTCCCCAAACTGTCCGGGCCCGGTCTTCCATCACCACCACCGGTTCAGGAACCGGCGGTGCCTCGCTTTCAAGCTCCAAACTCAATTCAGCGTAAACTTTTCTGGCTATCAACCCCCGCCCCAGTTGGATTTGCTTGCTGCCATCAGACTCCAGCAGGTCCAGGATGTCTTGGAAGTGGCGGCTGAAAAAATCCTTCCCGCTACCGCTGAGGACGCTGGTGAGCTCTTTCAAAACGTAATATTGTTCCAATCGCGTGCAGCGCTTCAAAGCCGGGATGGAAACGGTTATCCGCTCCGGCTCCTGCTCCAGCGTAATCCGCTTCACCAGGGTTTTAACCCTCTGCAGAACAAGCTCTTCCGCTGCCGCGAATATCTGGGCCTGTTCGCCCAAACTGCTGGCTATCCGCGGATTCAGTTCACGCTCAACCAAAGGCAACAGCGTGTGCCGCACCCAGTTGCGTTTGAAACTCTGGTCAGCGTTGCTGGCGTCCTCGCGCCAGGCGAGCTTCCGCTCCTCCAGCAAATCCACCAGTTCCCGCTTGTCAAAGCAGAGCAGCGGATGCGCGATCCTGCCGCTGCGGGGGCGGATTCCCGCCAGACCGCTTAAGCCCGCGCCGCGGAAGAGATTGAGCAGCATGGTCTCGCTCTGGTCGTTGTTGTGGTGCGCGGTTACGATCAAATCGAAGCGGTAGGCGTCCAGCACCTCTTCAAACACCCCCAGGCGCTTTTGCCGCGCCCGGTTTTCCAGGTCGCCGCCAGCCTCCAAACATATCTTGCGGATGATGAGGGGAACGCTCAGCTCCTGGCAATGCTGCTTTACAAGTTCAGCGTCCGCGTCGCTTTCCGACCCGCGAAGCTGATGGTCCACGTGCACAGCCAGCAGTGTGAGCTGGCGCAGGTTGCGCAACCGCGAGAACAGCAACAGTAGAGCCACTGAGTCCGCCCCGCCAGAAACGCAGAGCAATAGCTTCGCCCCGGCGGAAAAGATCTGCTGATTCCGCACATAACTGTCTAATCTTGCAAGGGCTTGCTTCAGCTTGGGCATTAGCGCTCCTGTCGCTTTATTCTTGGTAAGTTAGCTTTTTACGACCGCATTGCTTGTCAAGTTCCTTTTTCTCATGCGCCTCGTTGAAAAAGGTTCTACATATTCTATGGACCCTCTCTTAAAATTACAAATTTCCTCACACCCCCAAACACATGCAGATAAAGCTGTAGGTGTCCGCGGTGTATTCCAGGCTTTTGGAAAGGCTGCTGGGTCCGTGCGCGGAAGAGGTTTGTGTGTAGAGCAGGGCCATGCCATCCGGATCTGCCTTGTCCTGCATGGTGGCGGCAAACTTAAAGGAATGGCCGGGCACCACGCGGTCGTCGTGATCGGCGGTCAGAACCATTGTATCCGGATAACGTGTTCCCTCTTTGATGTTGTGCAAGGGTGAGTAGGACAGCAGGTTGCGGAAGTGCTGCTCTTCGTCCGGATTGCCATAATCCGCCATCCAGTTCCAGCCGCAGGTGAATTTGTGGAAGCGCAGCATATCCAGCACGCCCATGGCGGGAACCGCCGCCCGGAAGAGGTCCGGCCTTTGCGTCAGGCAGGCACCCACCAGCAATCCACCATTGGAACCTCCATTAATGGCCAGCATTTCGGGATTGGTGTAGCCTTCCCGGATCAGGTATTCCGCGGCGGCAATGAAGTCGTCGAATACGTTTTGCTTGTTCAGCAGCTTGCCGGCATCATGCCAGCGCTTGCCGTATTCGCCACCTCCGCGCAGGTTTGCCACGGCACAGATGGATCCCTTTTCCAGCAAGCAGATACGTGCTGTGGAAAAGGACGGCATCAGGGCAATATCAAAGCCGCCATAGCCATACAGCAGCACGGGGGCCTTGCCATCGCGGGGAATATCGTTGCGGTGGATGAGGGTCATGGGAATGAGAGTGCCGTCTTTGGATGGGTAGAAAACCTGCTCGGACACGATGGCGCTGAGATCGGCCTGCACAGGATCGGTGTGGTGATGGGTGAAGCTGTCGCCGGGGATATCGTAGCGGTAAATCTCGCCCGGGCGCACATAGGAACTGAAATAGAAGTAGGCTTCCGGATCCTCCTTTTTCCCAAAGCCGATGCCGACCGTGCCCTGATAAGGCATCTGTATCTCACGTAGAAACTTTCCGTCCGGATCCAGCACTTCCACCCGGGAGCATACATCCCTGGTGAAGATCGCGATCAGCTTGCCGCCCACCGGGCTTGCTGAATCCAGCCGGTAATCCCGCTCCGGAATCACTTCCTGCCAGTGCTCTTCCTCTGGATGGTCCAGATGAAATTTCACCAGCCGGTGGTTGGGGGCGTCCTTGTTTGTAAATAGGTAAAAGCAATCCTCCTCAAAGCTGTCGAACGGATAATAATCATGCTCGAAGCCATCGAACAGCACCTTGAACGGCAGTTTTGGATCATCCACGGGACGGTAGAGAACGCGGTTTCCGGGTGAAGCTCCTCTTTCATACATGAAGAGATATTTTTCATCATCAGAAACCCAGCACCCCCGGAAACGCCTGGGATTTACGGCATCTTCATACACCAGGACGTCCTCCTCCTGAGGGGTGCCCAGCTTGTGATACCACACATTCTGGCCAGGATCGCCCTGGACGCCATCCTGCGTGGGTAGATAACGGCTGTAGAAGAAACCGTCCCTGTACCACTCCGCGCCGGTGTGGCGCATGTCCTTCAGTTTGTCTGGCAGCCACTCCCTGGTAATGGTATCGATGGTCCACAGCTCACCGGCATCAGCTCCGGCGGCCGATACCAGAAAGGTAAAATACCGGAAGTCCTTTGATTTCCCCACAGAATAGACCGTGGTGGTGCCGTCCGGGGACATGGTGTTGGGGTCCAGAAACAGCTCTTCCGGTCCGTCCTGACGCTTGCGGTAAATCACCCACTGGTTCTGCAGGCCATCGTTCCGGTGGTAATAATACCACTCGCCATACTTGATGGGCGCGGTTTGGCGGGGGTAATTCACCAGTTCCTGCATCCGTTCCAGCATGGCTTTACGGCCAGGATACTGGTTCAATATAGATTCCGTGAGGGCTTGCTGGGCCTGGGTCCAAGCGATCACTTCCGGATCGTGGTCATTTTCCAGCCAGCGGTAGGGATCCGGCACCTTGACGCCGAAGAATTCATCGATCGTGCCGTCTTTTCGGGTTCTGGGGTATTGCATGGTTTTACCTGCCTGATATTATTGCTATTGTTTTGCGTGATTGAGGCTCTTCCCAGGGGAACTTCATTTCAGCTTTTCCAAGCTATCTTGCCAATATGACGCTTCGGCGGGCGCCGGTACTGGTGGGTCAACGTGTACCGGGTCCGTGGCACTCTTAACCAGCCTGAGACATAGCATTGGGTAATGCGGTATGTTGTCAATGAAATTCTTTGGCTGGGCTTTTCCCCTTGCAATGTCCCGTTGGTCACGTCCTTAGCGCCCGCGACCGTCCCCCTCCCACGCCGCCCGCCAAATCCTCGCATCAAATGCGGGCATCATGCGGGAGGCAACTCCGGGGTTCAGCACAGGGCCTTAACGGCCAGACCTCATCGCTTCTCCCAGGCCAGACGCTGGCGTCGAGCAAGGGACGAGCATCGACGCCAGCAAGGAACTATTCTTCCATTAGTTCCTGCCGTCCATGCTCACCACGTTCGCTGTACGCCAGGCCAGACCAGGTCCCCGCTATCGGATGCCATGCCCCAGGCTAACCCACCATAGATTAACTTGAACAAAAAAAAGCCCGGCGGATTAACCACCGGGCCTTTATATACAGGGTCTGGAATTATTTAAGCAGGGTTGTTTTGGTCTGGTAAGCCTGACTGCCCGCCGTCATCACGATCTGATAGACGCCGTTGGAGAGGGTGTTTCCGTTGTAGTCAGTGCCGTCCCAGGTGATGCGGTAATTTCCGACGGCCTTGTTGCCCAGCTCGTAGTGTTTCACGATCTGCCCGCGGGAGTTGTAGATCTTGAAGCTCACATCGTTGTCCTTCGCCAGGCTGAAGGGGATGAATACCAGCGGGTTGAAGGGGTTCGGATACACGGCATGCAGCTTGGTGGCCAGCGGAATCTCCGGGGTGGGGTTGTCGCCCAGGGCGTTGTAGAAAACGCTCACGGGGCCGTGGTAATTCACGGCGCCGTCCAAGTCGTTGGTCTGCAGCCAGTAGTAATAGGTGCCGGTCTCATAGACCTCTGTGTCCTCGAACATATAGGTCTGCATCTGGGAGCTGTTGAGTGAGGGGATCAAAGGACTTACGTTCTGGGCCCCGGCGATGTCGCCGTCAGTGCCGCGGTAGATGTAATAGCCGCGCATCCCGGTCTCAGTCTGGGTAACCCAGGTGAGGGTGATGTAGTTCTGGGCGCTGATGGTGGCGGTGAAGGAGGCCAGTTCAACGGGCACGGGTCCATCAAGGGTCACAACTTCTTGTTCGTTGGAATTGCCGCTGGTGCCGTAGGCATTGTAAGCCCGCACCACATAGTAGTAGGTGGTTCCGGGGGCACGGCCGGTATCAACATTATATGAAGTGACATTGCCAACGTTTAGGTTTTGATATCCGGAGACATAGGTGACAGTTGTGCTGCCTGAGAAAGTGTGGGAACCCCAATTAGTGATTGTGTCGGCTGCATGACTGTCCCAGTCAGAGGCAGAATATATTGCTGAAGGAACAGACGCTGCCTCTTTCCTGACCAGAGTTACATCCTTGCCCCAATCGCTTGCATCGCCAATAGGACCGACCACATCAACCAAGTTGGCTCCATTGAAGATTGCCACAGCGTCATTGCCGTTGAAACCCATCACACTTGAATTGGTTGAGAGGTCATAATTTGTGCCAAAAATCGTCTGGTTACTGTTAACTATTCGGTACACGGAGCCATTAGCCAACGTACCTGACAAACCTAAAGTATAAGTGGGAATAGTTGCTCCGTTATTGTATTGTTTTAATGAATAGGAAGAGAGGTCTACTGATGCTCCGGTCCCATTATAGATCTCAATGCCCTTGTTGTTTGAACTGCCTTCAACATATTCGGAAATGAAGAGATCACTGGCATTACCCCCTGTTGTTTTGGTATAAACATCAAGGTAATATCCGGTGGCCCCACTGACAGCGTTCCAGTTGGCTGTGAAGCTGGTATTGGTAACACTGGTTGCTGCCGTTGCAGTAGGAACATTGGGCGGAGGAGGAGTGGTTACTTCACCGCTGCAGGTGACGGTCTTGTTTGTGGCTCCTGAGGAAGATAAAGTGATATCCTCATTGTTATAAGTTCCGATGGCCAGTCCGGCTTTCAGGCGCACGTAGATGGTTGTTTCATTTACACCAAGCTTTGCAGCGGTAAGAGTGAGGGATGAAGTGTAACCTGTATTCTCACTCAAAGAGATTTCATAGTTGGTAGGTGCTGTGAGAACGATGTCAGCAGTCAAGTCAGCTCCGCTAACGGTGAAGGTCTGGGCAGTGGAAGGTCCCGTGCCTTGATAGGTAAAACCAGTTAGTGTGGTTGGATTAACGGTGATAAGCGGAGTGGCGAGATAGATATTAATATCATCAATTTCCCAGCGGGTAGGGCTGTTAGTGGAGTAGTACTTGAATGCCAGATAGACGTTGGTGCCGCTGATGCCAGAGAGGTCAAGCACACCTGAAGAGGTTTCGCCGCCGCCTATACCGCCATTAGCAAAGGCAATCTCGGTCCAGGTGCTGGATGTGGGATCTCCCAAGCCAGGGTAGTTATTAGAGTATAAGAGCTTCAGATAGTTGTTGGCGTCGATGGTGCCATGAGTGGCGATGGTATTGAAGGTCATCCTTTCATTGCTGTAGTTGTTGAAATTGATGCCCGGAAGCACCAGCCAGTGTTCTTCCAAAGTGCTGCCATAACCGTTGCAGGAAGCGTTGTCATTGTTGTAAATATACCAGGGTTTAGTGCCAGCTATATCGTACCTGTAGGTTTGGCCCCAACCGGCGGAGAAGTCCTCTGTGTAGGGAATGGTGGTGGTTGCCGGGGCGATGACGGTGTAGCTTTGTTCGCTCGAGGTTGTGGTAGCGGAATCATCGTCCGTGGCATCGATCACATAATAGACTGTAGTGCCGGCTGTCTGAGCGGGGATGTTTGAATTGGTGG harbors:
- a CDS encoding T9SS type A sorting domain-containing protein codes for the protein MTASGSTYTTNSNIPAQTAGTTVYYVIDATDDDSATTTSSEQSYTVIAPATTTIPYTEDFSAGWGQTYRYDIAGTKPWYIYNNDNASCNGYGSTLEEHWLVLPGINFNNYSNERMTFNTIATHGTIDANNYLKLLYSNNYPGLGDPTSSTWTEIAFANGGIGGGETSSGVLDLSGISGTNVYLAFKYYSTNSPTRWEIDDINIYLATPLITVNPTTLTGFTYQGTGPSTAQTFTVSGADLTADIVLTAPTNYEISLSENTGYTSSLTLTAAKLGVNETTIYVRLKAGLAIGTYNNEDITLSSSGATNKTVTCSGEVTTPPPPNVPTATAATSVTNTSFTANWNAVSGATGYYLDVYTKTTGGNASDLFISEYVEGSSNNKGIEIYNGTGASVDLSSYSLKQYNNGATIPTYTLGLSGTLANGSVYRIVNSNQTIFGTNYDLSTNSSVMGFNGNDAVAIFNGANLVDVVGPIGDASDWGKDVTLVRKEAASVPSAIYSASDWDSHAADTITNWGSHTFSGSTTVTYVSGYQNLNVGNVTSYNVDTGRAPGTTYYYVVRAYNAYGTSGNSNEQEVVTLDGPVPVELASFTATISAQNYITLTWVTQTETGMRGYYIYRGTDGDIAGAQNVSPLIPSLNSSQMQTYMFEDTEVYETGTYYYWLQTNDLDGAVNYHGPVSVFYNALGDNPTPEIPLATKLHAVYPNPFNPLVFIPFSLAKDNDVSFKIYNSRGQIVKHYELGNKAVGNYRITWDGTDYNGNTLSNGVYQIVMTAGSQAYQTKTTLLK